The Pollutimonas sp. M17 sequence AATTCGCAGCGGCGATGTACTCAGCCAGGCCCCGGGTAATGGGCAAATCGTGATCGTGTGGCATGGCTCAGTCGCTTACCAGTTGCTCGAATACGTTGGCGCAATCATCACTGCCGGCGATGTTCCAGACCTGATCGAATACGCGAGCCGTCGCTGCCCCAAGAACCGGCGCCACCAACTGCTCGAATTTGACGTTGATGTCTTCGCGGTTCATCGGGTTCCGATACGTACCTTTTGGATCGCGCGCATGCACCTCGCGTGTTCGGCCATCGGCCAGCTTCACCGTTGCGCGGATCTGGATCGTGCCAGGCCACTCGGCCTCGATTTGCTCATCGACCACGACGGTGATCTTCTGCATCAGATCGCGCACGGCCGGGCTGGCCAGCATCTGGTCGGTGTACGAGGCAAGCGTCACCTCGCCGTTCAACAGGGCGACCGCGACGACATAGGGCAAGCTATGGTCGGCGGTCTCACGAGTCGTTGGGGCCCACTTGGCCGGCTCACTGCCGGACTCATGCCGCAGGAAACGCGAGGTATGCAGGACAACTTCGCGAATCTGACCGATATCCAGTCCCTCGCGCAGATCCAGGGCCGCCCAGATACCGATCTGGCAATTGGCCGTCGCCGGAAAATACTTCAGGCCCGAACGCAAGACCGCCCACTCACCAAACGGCTCCAGGTTCATCGGGCCGGCCTGCCCTTCCATGATCTCAATGAATCCATGCCGGCCTTCAAAGGGGTCGGAGGGGCCAGTCAGCCCCTGTTCGGCAAGCTGGCAGGCGAAGACGGCCTGCCGTGCGCTGGCGGCCGTGGCCACGCCCTTGTAGTGAGAAAGCTCACCGGCGCGACTCGCCCTGAGCGGCAATCCATTGGTTGCAGCCAGTGACACCGCCGTGCGTGTCTGATCGCGATCATAGCCAAGCATGTGCGCAATGCCGGCAGCCGTGGCGATCGCCACGGCAAAGCCCTGATCGATCGACAAGTAGTCGACCAGCGCCCCATGGTCCTTGCGATAGGACCTATGGCGCAGGGAAATGCGGTGAAAAACCTCATACGAAACGGCAATGCCGCTCAGCAGCGTAAGCCCAGGCAACTTGCGGGAACCGGCTACGGCGATGAGCGCTCCGAGGATGTCGCTGGGGTGTCCGCCGGTGAAGGTATCGTTATAGTCGAGATAGCGGATCATCGACGTGTTCCAGAACGCGGCCATGTCCAGCGTGACGACGGCGGAACTGCCGATGACCGTACCCCCTGCAGCGCGCGGCAGGTCGGCGATTGCCGCCGCAGCCACGGCGCCAGGGCAGTCCCTCGCCGCCATCGCGCAAGCGATGGTGTCGGCGAGAATGCCGGTCACGTGTTCGATTACCTTGCCCGGAACGTCGCGTGGCCGCACGCTGGCGGCGAAGTCCGTGATCTGCTCAAGTGCCTTGTCCATAATGCCTCTCAAATTCCTTCTATCCATGAATCGTCTTTCGTGAATGCTTGTGGCGCACAGGCTAACTGAAGACGGTCCGCGGCGCATACACCCATACCGTGAAGAATGGAGCCGGGCCGATTTCCCGTCAACTGGATATTTCCGAAGAATGGAATTTATGGACGCTAGAAGACGGCACGCCGCGCTCGTGCTTCCGGCAATTAACCCGGGAGTGACGTGCGTGGACGATAGTCTAAAGACGCTGCCCGTTCAGCGACTCGAATACACATTGGGTAGCTCTGTTTGCGCTTATGGGGCTAAGAAAGATACGTCAGGCAGATGTGGCAGGCAAGGCGTTGTATCCTATGGATGTCCGCAGGAACTTTAGCGCCCGAAGGGGCGTGTATCCAAGTCAAGCAAGAAAGGCTCCAGGAAATGAACAACAAACGATTATTGAATACGGTGGAAAGCCTGACACGCCTGATGGAGGGCCGCGCCCCAGGGGACGATGGCGTCCTGGATCAAGCTCGCGAAGTGATGAGCGGCCTGGTCGCTCAGGACGACTGGCTGGCTGACGCCTTTGCAGAACCGCATCCGGAGTTCTATAGGCAATACCTGCTGTACGGCGATCCGCTGGACCGATTTTCGCTCGTCAGCTTCGTCTGGGGACCGGGTCAGAAAACGCCCATTCATGATCACACCGTATGGGGCGTCATTGCGATGCTGCGCGGCGCCGAACTGGAGCAGCATTATCGCCGCAGCAGTGGCGGCATGATGGCTGTCGGCCCCGAGGCTCGCCTGAACGAAGGCGAAGTCTCTTGTGTATCGCCTACTATTGGCGATATCCACCGGGTCAGCAATGCTTACGCCGATAAGGTTTCCATAAGCATCCATCTATATGGCGGCAATATCGGACGCATACATCGTTCGGTGTACGACCCGCAAAGCGCCGAACCCAAGGGATTTGTCTCGGGCTATTCAAACGCGCTGACACCTAACTTGTGGGCTGGCTGACGGCAAGCGGCAATGGCATTCGCAGATTCGCGGCTATCTACTCTTGCCTACTCAGTTTTCGTCCGCCATATTCGGCCAGACTGATTCCGGCCAGAATCGCCATCAGCGCTACCGCGTGATAAAGGTGAAATTCCTCTCCGAGGATGGTCACCGCCAACAAGGCTCCCCAGACGGGCAGCAAGTTGATGAATAGGCCGGCTCTGTTCGCGCCGATGAGCTCCACTGCCCGAATGTAGAAGACTTGGCCTATAAGAGATGGAAAGATAACGACATAGGCGATCACCGCCCAGCCCCGTGCATCCGGCAGAATGGTCTCTCCCTGGGCCGCTTCGAAAGCCAGCATGGGAAGGGACACCATAGTGGCTCCCACGCACAAGATGAATATCAAGCTTGTCCAGTGCATCTGAGGCTTGCTGCGTAGTGCGGCGGTATAGATACCGTAAGCCATGACGGCGACCAGCATTAGCGCATCGCCGAAATTGATGTCAAGACCAATCAGATTGGCCAGTTCGCCACGCATTGCGATGACGACCACACCTATGAAAGAGAATACAAAGCCGGCGGCCTGCTCCACACTTATACGGCTGGAAAATAAAACAAAGCTCGCCGCAAATACGAATAGCGGCATGCCCCCTTGCAAGATGCTGGTGTTGATTGCGGTGGTGTAGACCAGCGCGTAATAAAGCGCCACGCTAAAGACGGTGAAGCCCAGCGCTCCCAGCAACAGCAAGTAGCACAGTCGTGGCCGGATCGCCTGCCAATCAGCCGCGATCTGTCCTCTCTTCAGCAAATACAGCACCACCATCACACTGGCCCAGCGGGCGGTAACAAGGACCATCGGCGAAGCGTGACCGACCGCCAGCTTGCCCGCAATCGAGTTACCCGCCCAGAAAAGTGTTGTCAGTGCCAGAAGGACGTAGGCTTTATAGATGGCAAATTCTCCGCATCGGAGCCTGGATACACCACCCAAGCCCCACCCCGAATCAAGCCGACAATATACCGCGTCACGCCGGCGCAGGCCTTGCTTCCCTTACCTGCCCCCCGACGGATTGGCGGGCTTGCAGAACGCGGTCCGCCATTTCGACGAAGCCGGCGCCATGGCCAGCGTCGCATACCCAACGGGGGGGATGGGCCAAGCTGTTCAGATGAGGTTTTATGTTCGCCACGCCCACGCTTAATGCGTAGGCTTGAAAAAGCGATTCATCGTTGGGCGCGTCGCCAATGAACAATACCCGCCGCGACTGTCCCTCAGGATCAATATCCAGGTCGCCGGCGAGCAATTCAGTTGCCATGGTGGCCTTGTCGTAGTCGCCAAACCAGGCATTGACGTGTATGGAACTGGCGCGCGCGCGGGCGCCGGCGTCCTCGAATATCTTGATGATGGTGGCAATGCTGGAGGCGGGCAGCGGACCCACATCCTGCGAGTGGTCAATGGCCACATCGGCAAGCCGGTATGCCTGGTCGGCTGCCATGCGCGCCTCGGGCACCGCGGCCAGCGCCCGCCGCGCAATGTCCAACAGCCGTTGCTGGTCGGCCCGCAGTTGTTCGAGCGGCCGTACGAAGCGCTGTCCGAGACCGCCGTTGGGCTGCATCTGAAATCTGAATGCGCCGCTTTCTCCGATAACGGCGGCCACCGGCCATGCACGCACGATGTGGTCGCACCAGCCCGCACAGCCCCCCGTAACCGGGATCACCCGCAGCCCTCCGCGCGCCAATCGTTCCATGGCGTCAAGCGTCGAGGCCGGCAACTTGCCGCCCCGGGTCAGGGTATCGTCCACGTCCGTCAAAATAACGTCGACCTGGGCGAGCAATTGCAGATCCGCATCGGCGAAACGGGTCATTTTTCCTCCTGGGAATGGGGCGAA is a genomic window containing:
- a CDS encoding HAD-IIB family hydrolase is translated as MTRFADADLQLLAQVDVILTDVDDTLTRGGKLPASTLDAMERLARGGLRVIPVTGGCAGWCDHIVRAWPVAAVIGESGAFRFQMQPNGGLGQRFVRPLEQLRADQQRLLDIARRALAAVPEARMAADQAYRLADVAIDHSQDVGPLPASSIATIIKIFEDAGARARASSIHVNAWFGDYDKATMATELLAGDLDIDPEGQSRRVLFIGDAPNDESLFQAYALSVGVANIKPHLNSLAHPPRWVCDAGHGAGFVEMADRVLQARQSVGGQVREARPAPA
- a CDS encoding DMT family transporter, with protein sequence MGGVSRLRCGEFAIYKAYVLLALTTLFWAGNSIAGKLAVGHASPMVLVTARWASVMVVLYLLKRGQIAADWQAIRPRLCYLLLLGALGFTVFSVALYYALVYTTAINTSILQGGMPLFVFAASFVLFSSRISVEQAAGFVFSFIGVVVIAMRGELANLIGLDINFGDALMLVAVMAYGIYTAALRSKPQMHWTSLIFILCVGATMVSLPMLAFEAAQGETILPDARGWAVIAYVVIFPSLIGQVFYIRAVELIGANRAGLFINLLPVWGALLAVTILGEEFHLYHAVALMAILAGISLAEYGGRKLSRQE
- a CDS encoding cysteine dioxygenase, producing the protein MNNKRLLNTVESLTRLMEGRAPGDDGVLDQAREVMSGLVAQDDWLADAFAEPHPEFYRQYLLYGDPLDRFSLVSFVWGPGQKTPIHDHTVWGVIAMLRGAELEQHYRRSSGGMMAVGPEARLNEGEVSCVSPTIGDIHRVSNAYADKVSISIHLYGGNIGRIHRSVYDPQSAEPKGFVSGYSNALTPNLWAG
- a CDS encoding MmgE/PrpD family protein, with translation MDKALEQITDFAASVRPRDVPGKVIEHVTGILADTIACAMAARDCPGAVAAAAIADLPRAAGGTVIGSSAVVTLDMAAFWNTSMIRYLDYNDTFTGGHPSDILGALIAVAGSRKLPGLTLLSGIAVSYEVFHRISLRHRSYRKDHGALVDYLSIDQGFAVAIATAAGIAHMLGYDRDQTRTAVSLAATNGLPLRASRAGELSHYKGVATAASARQAVFACQLAEQGLTGPSDPFEGRHGFIEIMEGQAGPMNLEPFGEWAVLRSGLKYFPATANCQIGIWAALDLREGLDIGQIREVVLHTSRFLRHESGSEPAKWAPTTRETADHSLPYVVAVALLNGEVTLASYTDQMLASPAVRDLMQKITVVVDEQIEAEWPGTIQIRATVKLADGRTREVHARDPKGTYRNPMNREDINVKFEQLVAPVLGAATARVFDQVWNIAGSDDCANVFEQLVSD